Proteins from a genomic interval of Chroococcidiopsis thermalis PCC 7203:
- the kdpB gene encoding potassium-transporting ATPase subunit KdpB yields the protein MNSIASTKPPRPRPQGPRGDRKHTPKVNTQGLYKRAIKESFVKLKPRVMLKNPVMFVVYVGTIITVLMIFDPYLFGPVQGENLRFFNGLIALILFFTVVFANFAEAVAEGRGKAQADALRSTKSDTIAKKLLPDGSIQEISSTQLHRGDMVKVVAGDIIPADGEVLAGVASVDESAITGESAPVLKEPGSDVASSVTGGTRILSDELSIRITADPGKGFIDRMISLVEGAERAKTPNEIALTVLLAVLTLVFLFVVATLPTIASYVNSPVSIAILIALLVALIPTTIGGLLSAIGIAGMDRVAQFNVIATSGRAVEACGDVNTLILDKTGTITLGNRLAEEFVPVNGHTMNDIARVALAASLFDNTPEGKSIVRLAEKLGATVDFDRNLAEGIEFSAKTRMSGTNLPDGSEVRKGAVGAIKGFVRSRNGRETPELDTAYERIAQLGGTPLAVALNGEIYGVIYLKDIVKPGIRDRFDQLRRMGVRTVMLTGDNRITASVIAQEAGVDDFIAEATPEDKIEVIQREQAQGKIVAMTGDGTNDAPALAQANVGVAMNSGTQAAKEAANMVDLDSDPTKLIDIVTIGKQLLITRGALTTFSIANDIAKYFAIIPIIFASANLQSLNLMGLTSTNSAVLSALIYNALIIPALIPLALKGVKFRPLSANQLLQRNILIYGLGGVIAPFIAIKLIDVLVSAVGLA from the coding sequence ATGAATTCTATAGCCTCTACAAAACCTCCACGTCCTAGACCGCAAGGACCTCGCGGCGATCGCAAGCATACACCAAAAGTCAACACTCAAGGACTTTACAAAAGAGCAATCAAGGAATCTTTTGTCAAGCTTAAGCCACGAGTGATGTTAAAAAATCCCGTCATGTTTGTGGTTTACGTAGGAACAATTATCACCGTCTTGATGATATTTGACCCTTATTTATTTGGACCAGTTCAAGGCGAAAACCTGAGATTTTTTAACGGGTTAATCGCATTAATTTTATTCTTTACTGTAGTATTTGCCAATTTTGCTGAAGCTGTGGCAGAAGGACGAGGCAAGGCGCAAGCCGATGCTTTGCGATCGACAAAATCAGATACGATCGCCAAAAAACTTTTACCCGATGGATCGATTCAAGAAATTTCTTCTACCCAACTGCATCGCGGCGATATGGTTAAGGTGGTGGCTGGCGATATTATTCCCGCTGATGGTGAAGTGTTAGCAGGTGTAGCTTCAGTCGATGAATCGGCAATTACGGGGGAATCCGCACCCGTATTGAAAGAACCAGGTTCGGACGTGGCTAGTTCCGTCACGGGTGGGACGCGCATTCTCTCCGACGAACTCAGTATCCGCATTACAGCCGATCCTGGTAAAGGCTTTATCGATCGCATGATTTCCCTGGTAGAAGGGGCAGAACGCGCTAAAACTCCCAATGAAATTGCTTTAACAGTGTTATTAGCAGTTTTAACGTTGGTGTTTCTGTTTGTTGTAGCGACATTACCAACAATTGCTAGCTATGTAAATAGTCCCGTCAGTATCGCAATTTTGATTGCCTTGTTAGTCGCACTCATCCCAACTACCATCGGCGGTTTATTGAGCGCGATCGGAATTGCAGGTATGGATCGGGTGGCACAATTTAACGTCATAGCCACCTCTGGACGCGCCGTAGAAGCCTGCGGCGATGTCAACACTCTCATTTTGGACAAAACAGGTACGATCACGTTAGGAAACCGTTTGGCAGAGGAGTTCGTGCCTGTCAACGGTCATACGATGAATGACATTGCGCGAGTGGCGTTAGCAGCCAGCTTGTTTGACAATACACCGGAAGGAAAATCAATCGTCCGCCTAGCGGAAAAATTGGGAGCAACAGTAGACTTCGATCGCAACCTTGCTGAAGGAATTGAATTTTCTGCTAAAACCCGCATGAGTGGGACGAATTTACCCGATGGTAGCGAGGTACGAAAAGGTGCGGTAGGCGCGATTAAAGGTTTCGTGCGTTCCCGTAACGGACGCGAAACCCCCGAACTCGATACAGCCTACGAACGCATTGCTCAATTAGGTGGTACGCCCTTAGCAGTTGCACTTAATGGCGAAATTTACGGCGTAATTTACCTCAAGGATATCGTTAAACCAGGCATACGCGATCGCTTCGATCAGTTGCGGCGCATGGGTGTACGCACAGTCATGTTAACTGGAGATAACCGCATTACTGCTAGTGTAATTGCTCAAGAAGCTGGGGTAGATGACTTTATTGCCGAAGCCACACCCGAAGACAAAATCGAGGTAATTCAACGGGAACAAGCGCAAGGCAAAATTGTTGCCATGACAGGAGACGGAACGAATGACGCGCCAGCATTAGCACAGGCAAATGTGGGAGTTGCGATGAATTCGGGAACTCAGGCGGCGAAAGAAGCAGCGAATATGGTCGATTTAGATTCCGATCCGACAAAGCTAATTGACATCGTGACTATTGGTAAACAACTGCTAATTACCCGTGGGGCGCTGACAACTTTTTCTATTGCCAATGATATCGCTAAGTATTTTGCAATTATTCCCATCATTTTTGCTTCAGCTAATTTACAAAGCTTGAATCTGATGGGATTAACTAGCACAAACTCAGCTGTATTATCAGCATTAATTTACAACGCTTTGATTATTCCGGCTCTAATTCCTCTAGCTTTGAAGGGTGTAAAGTTTCGTCCGCTATCAGCAAATCAGTTGCTACAACGAAATATTCTAATTTACGGTTTAGGTGGGGTAATTGCACCATTTATTGCAATTAAGTTAATTGATGTTTTGGTGTCAGCAGTGGGATTAGCCTGA
- a CDS encoding potassium-transporting ATPase subunit F, translating into MKRQTKLNRLPTTNYQLLTTNLCIRPKLPLVIFLVLSLNAILAPIVYAATDETWQRTQAYALGILGFITLALVIYLFDVVFRPERY; encoded by the coding sequence ATGAAACGACAGACAAAATTAAATCGATTACCAACTACCAACTACCAACTACTAACTACCAATTTATGTATCCGTCCCAAACTACCCCTCGTCATTTTCCTCGTTCTATCCCTTAACGCCATCCTCGCTCCAATAGTATATGCAGCCACAGATGAAACATGGCAACGAACCCAAGCCTATGCACTAGGAATTTTAGGTTTCATAACATTGGCACTAGTAATTTATTTATTTGATGTCGTATTTCGACCGGAGCGATACTAA
- the kdpC gene encoding K(+)-transporting ATPase subunit C has protein sequence MSIFREILRGIRLTLALWLLTAVLYPGLILLVGQLPFLQSQANGSIVVNLENQPVGSVLIGQPFTSERYFQSRPSTVDYSTSTETTSTGVSGASNLAPSNPELLKRIEAQAKQLQENGIQPTADLVYTSGSGLDPHITLEAVEAQLVRVAKARNFSTDEIVPFVNKHTQGRFLGIFGEPGVNVLKLNQELDVLEITKGKS, from the coding sequence ATGTCTATATTTCGAGAAATTCTGCGAGGAATTCGTCTAACTCTGGCGCTGTGGTTACTAACAGCAGTTCTTTATCCCGGTTTAATTCTCTTAGTGGGACAATTACCATTTTTACAAAGTCAAGCTAATGGCAGCATAGTAGTAAATTTAGAAAATCAACCTGTAGGCTCGGTTTTAATTGGTCAACCATTTACATCTGAAAGATATTTTCAAAGTCGTCCTAGTACAGTTGACTATAGTACTAGCACAGAAACTACATCCACTGGTGTATCTGGTGCGAGTAATTTAGCTCCTAGCAATCCAGAATTACTCAAACGAATTGAAGCACAAGCCAAACAGTTGCAAGAGAACGGTATTCAACCCACTGCCGATCTGGTTTATACCTCTGGTTCTGGCTTAGATCCTCATATTACATTAGAAGCAGTAGAAGCACAGTTAGTAAGAGTTGCCAAAGCACGGAATTTTTCAACTGATGAAATTGTACCTTTTGTAAATAAGCATACTCAAGGTAGATTCTTGGGAATATTTGGCGAACCTGGAGTTAATGTATTAAAGCTAAATCAAGAATTAGATGTTTTGGAAATCACCAAGGGGAAGTCGTAA
- a CDS encoding universal stress protein: MAKKGKHKIFIGMAPGVGKTYRMLDEGHALKREGIDIVIGLLETHGRKETAQKAEGLEIVPRQHIMRSGMTLTEMDTEAIIKRSPQLVLVDELAHTNVPGSFHEKRYQDVEDILRAGIDVYSTVNIQHLESLNDLVARITGIVVRERVPDRLLDEADEVVVVDVTPETLEERLLEGKIYASNKIDQCLQNFFQRRNLIALRELALREVADNVEDDALELSARNNGNDLDGQYCNIHERVLVCVSTYPNSVQLLRRGARIAGYMNAPLYVVFVEDPDKFLTREESLHVETCEKLCQEFGGTFIRVKNHDIAKAIADVACKYHVTQIVIGESQRSRWKILLKGSLTQKLVRLLKNIDLHIIATDKKEPL; encoded by the coding sequence ATGGCGAAAAAAGGTAAGCATAAAATTTTTATTGGTATGGCTCCTGGGGTAGGAAAAACCTATCGAATGCTAGATGAAGGTCACGCCTTAAAGCGAGAAGGAATTGATATTGTTATTGGATTGCTAGAGACCCACGGAAGGAAAGAAACAGCACAAAAAGCTGAAGGACTAGAGATCGTACCGCGCCAACACATTATGCGTAGCGGTATGACATTAACAGAAATGGATACAGAGGCAATTATCAAGCGATCGCCTCAGTTAGTATTAGTAGATGAACTCGCTCATACGAATGTCCCTGGTTCCTTCCACGAAAAACGCTATCAGGATGTAGAAGATATTTTAAGAGCGGGAATTGATGTCTACTCTACTGTCAACATTCAACACCTCGAAAGTCTTAACGATCTCGTAGCGCGGATAACAGGAATTGTAGTACGAGAGCGCGTTCCCGATCGCCTACTCGACGAAGCAGATGAGGTGGTGGTAGTCGATGTCACGCCAGAAACTTTAGAAGAAAGATTGTTAGAAGGTAAAATTTACGCTTCTAACAAAATTGACCAATGTTTGCAAAACTTTTTCCAACGCCGCAATTTGATCGCTTTGCGCGAACTAGCACTAAGAGAAGTCGCCGATAACGTTGAAGACGATGCCCTAGAACTGAGCGCCCGTAACAACGGCAATGACCTAGACGGACAGTATTGTAACATTCACGAACGAGTATTAGTCTGCGTATCAACTTATCCTAACTCCGTTCAGCTCTTGCGGCGAGGGGCAAGAATTGCTGGTTACATGAATGCACCACTCTACGTTGTGTTTGTGGAAGATCCAGATAAATTCCTCACTAGGGAAGAAAGCCTACACGTCGAGACTTGTGAAAAATTGTGTCAAGAATTTGGCGGTACATTTATTCGTGTCAAAAATCATGACATTGCCAAAGCGATCGCGGATGTAGCCTGTAAGTATCATGTCACGCAAATCGTCATTGGGGAAAGCCAACGATCTCGTTGGAAAATCTTATTGAAAGGCTCCTTAACTCAAAAATTAGTCCGATTGCTAAAAAATATCGATCTGCACATCATCGCAACCGACAAAAAAGAACCATTATGA
- a CDS encoding ferritin-like domain-containing protein, whose translation MNFLTYVLHVVGSGAIAYYTARQIRDPLTRPNTLAGFQLAESGSVPFLTKLSQRAGGEGDEWLAEKLAKHAADETRHGQIFAHALKQLNKQVIDFKREREKTPEEKPKEQQRSPFFDAFFKGYSPEQLKPENMEWNVFLASTYILELDASKDFVRMANVLPEDEPTSRNLKKSLLSVAQDETGHANYLYEAMMRRMPANQVQQLVDEWRTRKVNALIAFTSNMLQGKDKPRSLVTEGAPAETPADSQPQELAAV comes from the coding sequence ATGAACTTTTTAACTTACGTTCTCCATGTGGTAGGTTCGGGTGCGATCGCGTACTATACTGCTCGACAAATCCGCGATCCCCTCACACGTCCCAATACTCTCGCTGGCTTCCAATTAGCAGAATCAGGCTCGGTTCCCTTCTTGACAAAATTGAGTCAACGTGCTGGCGGAGAAGGCGATGAGTGGTTGGCTGAGAAATTGGCAAAACACGCAGCTGATGAAACTAGGCACGGTCAAATTTTCGCCCATGCTTTGAAACAACTGAATAAACAAGTCATCGATTTCAAGCGGGAGCGCGAAAAAACGCCAGAGGAAAAACCGAAGGAACAGCAGCGCAGTCCCTTTTTTGATGCTTTCTTCAAAGGCTACTCCCCAGAGCAGCTTAAGCCGGAAAATATGGAGTGGAATGTATTTCTAGCTAGCACCTACATTTTAGAGTTGGATGCTAGCAAAGATTTCGTCCGCATGGCAAATGTATTACCTGAAGACGAACCAACTAGCCGTAACCTGAAAAAGAGCCTTCTGAGTGTAGCTCAAGATGAAACTGGTCACGCCAACTACCTCTATGAAGCCATGATGCGGCGAATGCCTGCAAACCAAGTGCAACAACTCGTAGACGAGTGGCGCACCCGCAAAGTCAATGCTCTCATCGCATTTACCAGCAATATGCTTCAAGGCAAAGACAAACCACGTTCTTTAGTAACAGAAGGCGCTCCCGCCGAAACGCCAGCCGACTCTCAACCGCAAGAATTAGCAGCCGTTTAA
- a CDS encoding Nif3-like dinuclear metal center hexameric protein, with the protein MPYLNDLAQFLDRFFAIERYSASERGGVYIPSPRPISRIGLALEPWENLPQWVEKQKLDALFLHRPWKLQAKLLPDIGVLSYHLAFDECMTLGFNSRLANVLSMSDLEVLGEKQGRAIGAIGNIPQQKIAEYLHCITEIFGGLEEVHLSRTVEVSRIAVVGGMNDELVREAATRGANLYVTGQMRQPAVEALKETEISAIAVGHRRCEQWGLKSLAGLLRDRWSGLSVIGEERE; encoded by the coding sequence ATGCCTTACTTAAACGATTTAGCTCAATTTCTGGATCGCTTTTTTGCGATCGAGCGCTATTCTGCTTCTGAAAGGGGTGGTGTTTACATACCATCACCGCGCCCAATTAGTAGAATAGGACTAGCTTTAGAGCCGTGGGAAAATTTGCCACAGTGGGTTGAGAAACAAAAATTGGATGCACTGTTTCTCCATCGTCCTTGGAAATTGCAAGCGAAATTATTGCCAGATATTGGAGTCTTATCCTATCACTTGGCATTTGACGAGTGCATGACATTGGGGTTTAATTCCCGTCTAGCGAATGTATTATCTATGTCAGACTTGGAGGTACTGGGAGAAAAACAAGGGCGAGCGATTGGTGCGATTGGTAACATACCTCAGCAAAAGATCGCGGAATATTTACATTGCATTACCGAAATTTTTGGCGGACTAGAAGAAGTACATCTAAGTAGAACAGTAGAAGTTTCGCGTATAGCAGTTGTAGGAGGAATGAACGATGAACTAGTTAGGGAAGCTGCAACACGCGGCGCTAATTTGTATGTCACTGGACAAATGCGGCAGCCAGCCGTTGAAGCTTTGAAGGAAACGGAAATTAGTGCGATCGCAGTGGGACATCGCCGTTGCGAACAATGGGGTTTAAAATCCCTTGCCGGACTGTTGCGCGATCGCTGGTCTGGGTTATCAGTCATCGGTGAAGAAAGGGAGTAG
- a CDS encoding GspE/PulE family protein: MQASPNITSAWQRLKKNELSCSEAIALLVDNEGIVNQTLLDKEVSSRFLRHFPDKTSLPPAIPLLLWRGCYYLGSPVSLDSETLAQLQQRTGSQIEVIPIADKSYRTWFHSQSLNPNRISSMPIVNPITGQLEQEDISETTEIYLSKAGDQIERIKTIISGALRNRASDIHLEPMVDGLRVRYRIDGVLRDITTLPITMSRRVVMALKVMCNMDIAEHRRPQDGRIEEKYASGDEAELNMDMRVSTLPCVNGEKAVIRLLPRENPFTHLGNLGFVPETMNAYKAWLEQPQGMIILTGPTGSGKTSTLYTSLQNVAKEHVNVVTVEDPVEYVLPGITQTQVHEAAGMTFAAGMRAILRQDPDIIMVGEVRDSETAETAVRAALTGHLVFTTLHTNDALGAIPRLKDLGIDPGLLSDALLGVVAQRLVRRVCPHCSEPYTPTETDLKVLGLGRDIRTDTWRKGRGCSMCFNSGFLGREAVVELIDVDDRIRDIIYEGTMTQLQRYLREINYASFRKAAVEKVMAGLTTVQEVLRVLPRCALYNNHFASDSLAESEYELNGRKLPELGRMQ, translated from the coding sequence ATGCAAGCTTCCCCAAACATTACCTCCGCTTGGCAACGGCTCAAAAAGAACGAATTGAGCTGTTCTGAAGCGATCGCCCTTCTAGTAGATAATGAAGGAATTGTCAACCAAACACTACTAGATAAGGAAGTTAGTAGCAGATTTTTGCGCCACTTTCCCGATAAAACTTCCTTGCCTCCAGCTATTCCCTTGCTATTGTGGCGTGGATGTTACTATCTTGGTTCGCCCGTATCCCTCGACTCAGAAACGCTAGCCCAACTACAACAGCGCACGGGTAGCCAAATCGAAGTCATCCCCATTGCTGACAAAAGCTACCGTACTTGGTTTCACTCTCAAAGCCTCAATCCCAATCGGATCAGCTCTATGCCCATAGTTAACCCAATTACGGGACAACTAGAGCAAGAAGACATCAGCGAAACTACAGAAATTTATTTAAGCAAAGCTGGCGATCAAATCGAGCGGATCAAAACGATTATCTCTGGAGCATTACGCAACCGAGCTAGCGACATCCACTTAGAGCCAATGGTAGATGGCTTGAGAGTGCGTTATCGAATTGATGGCGTGCTACGTGACATTACCACCTTACCAATAACAATGAGCCGCCGCGTCGTGATGGCGTTGAAGGTGATGTGCAACATGGACATTGCCGAACACCGCCGCCCGCAAGATGGCAGGATTGAGGAAAAGTATGCTTCAGGCGATGAAGCAGAACTCAACATGGACATGCGCGTCAGTACCCTGCCCTGCGTCAATGGCGAAAAAGCAGTTATCCGCCTCTTGCCCCGAGAAAATCCCTTTACTCACTTGGGCAACCTGGGCTTTGTTCCAGAAACGATGAACGCCTACAAAGCTTGGTTAGAGCAACCCCAAGGCATGATTATTCTGACAGGTCCCACGGGAAGCGGTAAAACTAGTACACTTTATACGAGTTTGCAGAATGTTGCTAAAGAACACGTTAACGTCGTCACGGTAGAAGATCCGGTTGAGTACGTCCTGCCAGGAATTACTCAAACTCAAGTTCACGAAGCCGCAGGAATGACATTTGCCGCAGGGATGCGGGCAATTTTGCGTCAAGATCCAGACATTATCATGGTGGGTGAAGTTCGCGATAGCGAAACGGCAGAAACCGCAGTCAGAGCAGCGCTAACCGGACACTTGGTATTTACCACTCTGCACACGAATGATGCACTCGGGGCAATTCCGCGTCTGAAGGATTTAGGTATAGATCCTGGTTTGTTGAGCGATGCGTTGTTGGGAGTAGTGGCTCAGCGTTTGGTACGTCGTGTTTGTCCCCATTGCAGCGAGCCTTATACCCCTACAGAAACAGATTTGAAAGTGCTGGGATTGGGACGAGACATACGTACTGATACGTGGCGTAAAGGTCGAGGTTGCTCGATGTGCTTCAACTCTGGATTTTTGGGACGGGAAGCAGTGGTCGAGTTAATTGACGTAGACGATCGCATCCGCGATATTATCTACGAAGGTACGATGACCCAGTTACAGCGCTACCTACGAGAGATTAACTATGCATCTTTCCGCAAGGCAGCGGTAGAGAAGGTGATGGCTGGGTTGACCACCGTACAAGAAGTCTTGCGCGTCCTACCTCGTTGTGCTTTGTACAACAACCATTTTGCTAGTGATAGCTTGGCTGAATCGGAATATGAATTAAACGGGCGCAAGCTGCCTGAATTGGGGAGAATGCAATAG
- a CDS encoding M48 family metallopeptidase produces MSSLKTQLVGLKADSFRHPLDLEATKALKQIPGVDLLVRNLLGQLAEQFFYIENIASSILVSDRQLPQYHQLLIEACRVLDLEPPQLYVRQHPVPNAYTFAMRGKQPFIVMHTSLIDLLTPEEVQAVIAHELGHLKCDHGVYLTLVNLIVLAAGQLPNVGQLLVQTLQAQLLEWVRCAEFTCDRAALLATQDPKVVMSILMKLAGGSPVLASQLNLDAFIEQARAYDNISNTEIGEMLKSAHSSQLTHPVPVLRAREIDRWASSREYQNLLENTKIDYNGKAEKKGGWRNW; encoded by the coding sequence ATGTCTTCCCTCAAGACGCAGTTAGTTGGGCTTAAAGCAGATTCTTTTCGTCATCCTTTAGACTTAGAAGCAACTAAAGCACTCAAACAAATTCCTGGTGTCGATTTGCTGGTGCGAAATTTATTGGGACAATTGGCAGAACAATTTTTCTATATTGAAAATATTGCCTCAAGTATTCTGGTGAGCGATCGCCAATTACCGCAATATCATCAACTGTTAATAGAAGCGTGTCGGGTTTTGGATCTGGAACCGCCGCAGTTGTATGTCAGACAGCACCCAGTCCCCAATGCTTACACTTTTGCTATGCGAGGTAAGCAACCATTTATTGTCATGCACACTTCACTGATCGATCTGCTGACACCAGAGGAAGTGCAGGCGGTGATTGCTCACGAATTGGGTCATCTCAAATGCGACCACGGGGTCTATTTGACGTTAGTGAATTTGATTGTCCTCGCAGCCGGACAACTGCCTAATGTGGGTCAGTTACTCGTCCAAACCCTACAGGCGCAACTATTAGAATGGGTACGCTGTGCTGAGTTTACCTGCGATCGCGCTGCCTTGCTAGCCACTCAAGACCCCAAAGTTGTGATGTCGATATTGATGAAACTCGCTGGTGGTTCTCCCGTTCTGGCTTCCCAGCTCAATCTCGATGCTTTTATCGAGCAAGCGCGCGCTTACGACAATATTAGCAATACCGAAATTGGCGAAATGCTGAAATCAGCTCACTCCTCTCAACTCACCCATCCCGTGCCAGTCTTACGTGCTAGAGAGATCGATCGCTGGGCATCTAGTCGCGAATATCAAAACTTGTTAGAAAATACAAAAATAGATTACAATGGTAAAGCTGAAAAAAAGGGCGGGTGGCGAAACTGGTAG